The following coding sequences lie in one Candidatus Diapherotrites archaeon genomic window:
- a CDS encoding ATP-dependent helicase, translating to MIEFQEKKYSDKEIYSILNPLLGEWFKERFGSFTEPQRYSIINIHNQENTLITAVTGSGKTLSAFTAILNELVSLSEAGQLEDRVYCIYISPLRALNNDISRNLREPLEEIEKKAEKKAKKINVRIGVRTGDTTPSERASMMRKPVHILITTPESLAIILNAPKFRLLLSKVKWCIIDEIHSLAESKRGVHLSISLERLQRLSPGLCRIGLSATIAPIDEVAEFLVGEEKGKPRDCKIVDVKLEKKLNMKVISPLPNMVDVTQEQVHNALYNLLDELIQAHKTTLVFTNTRSATERVVHHLKEKFPKNYTANIGAHHSSLSRELRLNVEERLKKGELKVVVSSTSLELGIDIGYIDLVVLLGSPKSVARALQRIGRSGHKLHDEIKGRIIVLDRDDLIECSVLLKNALEHKIDRIQIPKNCLDVLAQQLLGIALEGKQHSEEAFKLIRQSYCYKSLERNDFYEVLSYLAGEYSSLEVRHVYGKIWFDEKTKMFGKKGKMTRTIYMTNVGTIPDEAKITVKLGEQKIGTIDEGFLERLHKGDVFVLGGQSYEFLFARGMTAQVKSAFKRPPTVPSWVSEMLPLSFDLSLEIQKFRCLMEEKFRAKKTKKEILQFIHSYLYVEENAGNAIYEYFKEQFLYAEIPTTKKLLIEVYKEANLSHIIFHSLYGRRTNDALSRAYAFALSRLIHKDVEISMNDNGFVLSADTKIPLERTLSLVKSSELKRLLESAIERTEVLGRRFRHCAVRSLMILRSYKGYEKSAGKQQMASRLLLSAVKRISEEFPILKEARREVLEDLMDLDHATRVIKGIEDKLIKTKIILTEIPSPFAFNLALQGYMDLMRMESKLQFIKRLHEQIQQKIKEKEEK from the coding sequence ATGATTGAATTCCAGGAGAAGAAATATTCTGACAAAGAAATTTATTCAATCCTGAATCCCTTGCTTGGGGAATGGTTCAAGGAGAGATTCGGCTCTTTCACTGAACCGCAAAGATATTCAATAATAAACATCCACAACCAGGAGAACACTCTAATTACTGCTGTAACTGGCTCAGGGAAAACCCTTTCAGCATTCACTGCAATATTAAATGAATTGGTTTCCCTTTCAGAGGCAGGGCAATTGGAAGACAGGGTTTACTGCATTTACATTTCACCCCTCCGGGCACTCAATAATGATATCTCAAGAAATCTGAGAGAGCCATTGGAAGAAATTGAAAAAAAGGCAGAAAAAAAAGCAAAGAAAATCAATGTAAGGATTGGGGTGAGAACAGGGGACACAACGCCAAGCGAGAGAGCCTCAATGATGAGGAAGCCTGTACACATTTTAATTACAACTCCAGAGTCATTGGCGATAATTCTTAATGCCCCGAAATTCAGGCTTCTTCTCTCCAAAGTGAAATGGTGCATTATAGATGAAATACACTCGCTTGCAGAATCAAAGAGAGGCGTTCACCTCTCCATTTCACTGGAAAGGCTGCAAAGGCTTTCGCCAGGATTATGCAGGATTGGATTGAGCGCTACAATTGCCCCAATAGATGAGGTAGCGGAATTTCTTGTAGGGGAAGAAAAAGGAAAGCCGAGAGACTGCAAGATTGTGGATGTTAAGTTAGAGAAGAAATTGAACATGAAGGTAATTTCTCCCCTTCCTAACATGGTTGATGTCACACAGGAGCAAGTGCATAATGCATTGTACAATTTGCTGGATGAATTGATTCAGGCACACAAGACAACACTTGTATTCACTAACACGAGAAGCGCAACAGAAAGGGTAGTGCACCACCTGAAAGAGAAGTTCCCAAAGAATTACACTGCAAACATTGGAGCCCATCATTCTTCCTTGAGCAGGGAGCTTAGATTGAATGTAGAGGAAAGGCTGAAGAAAGGAGAATTAAAGGTTGTTGTTTCTTCCACCTCGCTTGAATTGGGAATAGATATTGGATACATTGACTTGGTTGTATTATTAGGCAGCCCTAAAAGCGTTGCAAGGGCGCTGCAAAGGATTGGAAGGTCTGGCCATAAACTGCACGACGAAATTAAAGGCAGGATTATTGTGCTTGACAGGGACGACCTCATTGAATGCTCTGTCCTTCTCAAGAATGCTTTAGAGCACAAGATTGACAGGATTCAAATTCCAAAAAATTGTTTGGATGTACTTGCACAGCAATTGCTTGGAATTGCATTGGAAGGAAAACAGCACTCAGAGGAAGCATTCAAGCTCATAAGGCAGAGCTATTGCTACAAGAGCCTTGAAAGAAATGACTTTTATGAAGTGCTCTCTTATCTTGCAGGCGAATATTCTAGTTTGGAGGTAAGGCATGTTTACGGAAAGATCTGGTTTGATGAGAAAACAAAGATGTTCGGCAAAAAGGGAAAAATGACTAGAACTATTTACATGACAAATGTAGGCACTATTCCAGATGAAGCAAAGATTACAGTCAAATTAGGAGAACAAAAGATTGGAACAATAGATGAAGGCTTCCTTGAAAGGCTGCATAAAGGGGATGTCTTTGTGTTAGGAGGCCAAAGCTATGAATTTTTGTTTGCTAGAGGAATGACTGCGCAGGTGAAGAGCGCTTTCAAGAGGCCTCCTACAGTTCCAAGCTGGGTTTCGGAAATGCTTCCCTTATCCTTTGATCTTTCGCTGGAAATACAGAAGTTCAGGTGTTTGATGGAAGAAAAATTCCGTGCAAAAAAGACAAAAAAGGAAATACTGCAATTCATTCACTCTTATTTGTATGTTGAAGAGAATGCAGGGAACGCAATCTATGAATACTTTAAAGAGCAGTTTTTGTACGCTGAAATTCCAACTACAAAAAAATTATTGATTGAAGTGTACAAGGAAGCCAATTTGAGCCATATAATATTCCATTCGCTTTATGGGAGAAGAACAAATGATGCCCTGAGCAGGGCTTATGCTTTTGCCTTGAGCAGGCTAATCCATAAAGATGTCGAGATTTCAATGAATGACAATGGTTTTGTGCTTTCGGCTGACACAAAAATTCCATTAGAAAGGACACTTTCATTAGTAAAGAGCTCTGAGCTCAAGAGATTGCTTGAATCAGCAATTGAGAGGACTGAGGTTTTGGGAAGGAGGTTCAGGCACTGTGCTGTGCGTTCCCTTATGATTCTGCGCTCCTATAAAGGCTACGAAAAGAGCGCTGGAAAACAGCAGATGGCTTCAAGGCTTCTGTTGAGTGCAGTGAAAAGGATTTCAGAAGAATTTCCAATATTGAAGGAAGCCAGAAGGGAAGTGCTTGAAGATTTAATGGATTTGGATCATGCAACAAGAGTGATTAAGGGAATTGAAGACAAATTAATCAAAACCAAAATCATTCTCACTGAAATTCCCTCTCCTTTTGCATTCAATCTTGCACTGCAGGGCTACATGGACTTAATGCGCATGGAATCCAAGCTCCAGTTCATCAAAAGGTTGCACGAGCAGATACAGCAGAAGATAAAGGAGAAAGAGGAAAAATGA
- a CDS encoding S8 family serine peptidase has protein sequence MRKTADKRIILIVSFSLIMFLLFFIGCTQPNSDSSGKALAKVPTPYYCKTMNDCMKYSFCAEASCIPCNNCPPPTYTNLCDCIGNACKKMAVAQMAGTKYLCGCGDGSCNFQDTIENCPQDCGKLEVKVKTEKPFYTVGEQVKLTDPLASEIGLAGAQNTSSKFVFQTISKDNEAKNYEIIGGSPPYTIVSPAENPKVYDSTGKEIDLLKSKGFIVQFKESAVLEYKREQENAKKKVLPAGLIAYNNFLNQKHVEYKEGVKKEIADFDGKLLGEYTKVFNGMALNVSQAELDKIKNLDFISKVYPNNQVKAILYDSVQLIHAPEVWQLVDANNNSVTGKGIKIAIIDTGVDYTHPDLGGCFGPGCKVEGGYDFVNNDADPMDDHGHGTHVAGIAAGNGTTVGVAPEATLYAYKVLNLAGFGSFDNIIAGINRAVDPNNDGDFSDHLDVINMSLGGPGDPDDPISQAVDNANSAGVVSVIAAGNSGPGSQTIGSPGTARTAITVGASCKPSQVGSYCDSNIAFFSSRGPVYDLNGNLIVKPDVVAPGVLICAARQPDFKPWNFNPNYSSCLDDKHVLLSGTSMASPHVAGAVALLRQLHPEWSSQEVKDVLKANAVDLGFDQYTQGAGLVNVFASAQMTLSAQMTPFMLNYDDVPTEKYWVKTQELTIKNLTNNSITFDLSAETTQDGIEVSFNLKKVVVPANSSSKFQATIKIDNDKVPSNFIAKGKINATSGIQNLRVPFNIMVKDRIATQAEIELSDNPNLLQYEQSQIIEVKNLRTDVGQDFNISASGPQSGIEVLLSNDTIHISPSGSSFFTFNIKVNNQAVPNRVYTGKIILRNPLQTKEITFKIIKYFVLDVNYVETPSRIFVTDGDSLLIGVAKEGGPTRFLLDKPKYDVIVVWDDWSQADKYFVVKENVFIDGARLILINKADAVNKISVNLKDLSGKKYYPEGEIFYFSMKSVLLFYTLGNGGLFSSYHNYFFSNVSDNYIFAYQAHDIQPFAYPTYNESNKVEGYYINFIKHGLNGNSLFENNPADFRDVIIEYHSNNTANKSFPKYSNCFMGYAGRICVSYESRQGITKPFKSLVHYKPFPENETYFSNIFSLYDTNEFVLPKYDYLNYIIKSNSIERLFRQYIDYGSWPALYNNKINIGLEPIVWYGQFINEYSDYDMVLKNYKNFCGALYFTQSLDLEHSKNLPFKLYQNNELVSDGNIYVGQWYDCYLSFETYINLPRGREKYTFSIDRNYLIDGNLFTSNVAAEFDTTLNDKDPPSFKYFELKSNNKLTDTIYLNEGKVNTLYFELDPIGGIINSVDVSYNTGSGWKNLVVQLNADKTVNSVNIPIEVASTKMYSIKILAKDDSGNSLQYTFQVPAKAESKILSENEKDTNVYVTMKLQQADPAGNWTDKQIILNKSKQIIPMLDNLALDSFWNNANIIVNTEGAYRAYVELTNTQGNILKDSTGKDLIAYNVFKVRRSE, from the coding sequence ATGAGGAAAACCGCAGACAAAAGAATCATTCTAATTGTTTCCTTTTCTTTAATTATGTTTTTGCTGTTTTTTATCGGTTGCACTCAACCAAACTCAGATTCCAGCGGGAAGGCCTTGGCTAAAGTTCCAACGCCATATTACTGCAAGACAATGAATGACTGCATGAAATATTCCTTCTGCGCTGAAGCAAGCTGTATTCCCTGCAATAACTGCCCTCCCCCTACCTATACAAATTTGTGTGATTGTATTGGTAATGCCTGCAAGAAAATGGCTGTAGCGCAGATGGCCGGAACAAAGTATTTATGCGGTTGCGGTGACGGTTCATGCAATTTCCAGGACACAATAGAAAACTGCCCGCAGGATTGTGGGAAGCTTGAGGTTAAAGTAAAAACAGAAAAACCCTTTTATACAGTGGGAGAGCAAGTGAAACTAACAGACCCTCTTGCCTCAGAAATAGGTTTAGCCGGCGCACAAAATACTTCTTCAAAATTTGTATTCCAAACAATCTCAAAAGACAATGAAGCCAAAAACTATGAAATTATCGGGGGAAGCCCGCCTTACACCATTGTTTCCCCTGCAGAAAACCCTAAAGTCTATGACTCAACAGGAAAAGAGATTGACCTGCTTAAATCAAAAGGATTTATTGTTCAATTCAAGGAGAGTGCTGTTTTAGAATATAAAAGAGAGCAGGAGAATGCTAAAAAAAAGGTTTTGCCTGCAGGGCTGATTGCTTACAATAATTTTCTGAATCAAAAGCATGTTGAGTATAAGGAAGGAGTAAAAAAGGAAATAGCTGATTTTGATGGCAAGCTTTTAGGTGAATACACTAAAGTATTCAATGGAATGGCATTGAATGTTTCGCAGGCTGAACTTGATAAAATTAAAAATTTGGATTTCATTTCAAAGGTTTATCCAAACAATCAAGTGAAAGCAATCTTATATGATAGTGTCCAGTTAATTCACGCCCCAGAAGTGTGGCAGTTGGTAGATGCAAACAATAATTCTGTTACTGGAAAAGGAATAAAGATTGCAATAATTGATACAGGAGTTGATTATACTCACCCGGACTTGGGCGGCTGCTTTGGCCCAGGGTGTAAGGTTGAAGGAGGATATGATTTCGTTAACAATGATGCTGACCCAATGGACGATCACGGCCATGGAACTCACGTTGCAGGGATAGCTGCAGGAAATGGAACAACAGTGGGGGTTGCACCAGAAGCAACCTTGTACGCCTATAAGGTATTAAATTTAGCTGGATTTGGTTCATTTGATAATATAATAGCTGGAATTAATAGAGCAGTAGATCCAAATAATGACGGAGACTTTTCTGATCATCTTGATGTCATTAACATGAGTTTGGGGGGCCCAGGAGACCCTGATGATCCTATTTCTCAGGCAGTAGATAATGCAAATAGTGCTGGTGTTGTTTCTGTTATTGCAGCAGGAAATTCTGGTCCTGGTTCTCAAACAATTGGCTCGCCTGGAACTGCAAGAACTGCAATAACTGTCGGTGCAAGCTGCAAGCCATCACAGGTTGGAAGTTATTGCGACTCAAATATTGCTTTTTTTAGTTCAAGAGGTCCTGTTTATGATTTAAACGGAAATCTGATAGTAAAGCCTGATGTTGTTGCCCCAGGAGTTTTAATTTGTGCTGCAAGGCAACCAGATTTTAAGCCATGGAACTTTAATCCTAATTATTCATCGTGTTTGGATGACAAACATGTTTTGTTAAGTGGAACCAGCATGGCGTCACCACACGTTGCAGGGGCAGTAGCTTTGTTGAGACAACTTCACCCAGAATGGAGTTCTCAAGAAGTAAAAGATGTATTAAAAGCCAATGCAGTAGATTTAGGATTTGATCAGTACACTCAAGGGGCAGGGCTTGTTAATGTTTTTGCTTCAGCGCAAATGACATTGAGTGCCCAAATGACTCCTTTTATGTTAAATTATGATGATGTTCCAACTGAAAAGTATTGGGTTAAAACACAAGAATTAACAATAAAAAATCTTACAAATAATTCTATTACTTTTGATCTCTCCGCAGAAACAACTCAAGACGGAATTGAAGTGTCTTTTAACCTGAAAAAAGTAGTGGTGCCCGCCAATTCAAGCAGTAAATTTCAAGCAACAATAAAAATAGACAATGATAAGGTTCCAAGTAACTTTATTGCAAAAGGAAAAATAAATGCTACTTCTGGAATACAAAACCTAAGAGTTCCATTTAATATAATGGTAAAAGATAGAATAGCAACGCAAGCAGAGATTGAATTATCAGACAATCCTAATCTTTTGCAATATGAACAATCACAAATAATTGAAGTAAAAAATTTGAGAACTGACGTCGGCCAAGACTTTAACATTTCAGCTTCTGGCCCTCAAAGTGGTATTGAAGTATTATTATCTAATGACACTATTCATATTTCTCCCAGCGGAAGCAGCTTTTTTACATTTAATATTAAAGTAAATAATCAGGCAGTACCAAATAGGGTTTATACTGGAAAAATAATTTTAAGAAACCCACTGCAAACAAAAGAAATTACGTTCAAAATAATAAAATATTTTGTGTTAGATGTAAATTATGTTGAAACTCCGAGCAGGATTTTTGTAACAGACGGAGATTCTTTATTGATTGGAGTAGCAAAAGAAGGCGGCCCCACAAGATTTTTATTAGATAAGCCAAAATATGACGTAATAGTAGTATGGGATGATTGGAGCCAGGCAGATAAATATTTTGTAGTAAAAGAAAATGTTTTTATTGACGGGGCAAGATTAATACTCATAAACAAAGCAGATGCAGTAAATAAAATTTCAGTTAATTTAAAAGACCTAAGCGGAAAAAAATATTATCCAGAAGGAGAGATATTTTATTTTAGCATGAAAAGTGTTCTTTTATTTTATACTTTGGGTAACGGGGGCCTTTTTTCTTCTTATCATAATTATTTCTTTTCAAATGTAAGTGACAATTATATTTTTGCTTATCAAGCCCATGATATTCAACCATTTGCATACCCGACTTATAATGAATCTAACAAAGTTGAAGGATATTACATAAATTTTATAAAGCACGGATTAAATGGAAACTCATTATTTGAAAACAATCCAGCGGACTTCAGGGATGTTATTATCGAATACCACTCTAATAATACAGCAAATAAGAGTTTTCCCAAGTATTCAAATTGTTTTATGGGATATGCAGGCCGAATATGCGTGAGTTATGAGTCTCGGCAAGGAATCACTAAACCATTCAAATCTCTAGTTCATTACAAACCGTTCCCTGAAAATGAAACATATTTTTCGAATATATTTTCTTTATATGATACCAATGAATTTGTGCTCCCAAAATATGATTATTTAAATTACATAATAAAATCAAACAGTATTGAGAGATTATTCCGCCAATATATTGATTATGGAAGTTGGCCTGCATTGTACAACAATAAAATCAACATTGGCTTAGAGCCAATCGTATGGTATGGACAATTTATTAATGAGTATTCAGATTATGATATGGTATTAAAAAACTACAAAAATTTTTGCGGGGCGTTATATTTCACTCAATCGCTTGATCTTGAGCACAGTAAAAATCTGCCTTTCAAATTATATCAAAACAATGAATTAGTATCAGATGGGAATATTTATGTTGGGCAATGGTATGATTGCTATTTAAGTTTCGAGACTTATATTAATTTGCCTAGAGGCCGGGAAAAATATACTTTTTCTATTGACAGGAATTATTTGATTGACGGAAACTTATTTACTTCAAATGTTGCAGCAGAATTTGACACTACTTTAAATGATAAAGACCCGCCTTCTTTCAAGTACTTTGAGCTTAAATCAAACAACAAGCTGACTGACACCATCTATTTGAATGAAGGAAAAGTAAATACCTTGTACTTTGAGTTGGACCCAATTGGAGGAATAATCAATTCAGTTGATGTTTCTTATAATACTGGAAGCGGATGGAAGAACCTTGTAGTGCAATTAAATGCAGACAAAACAGTCAATTCAGTGAATATTCCAATAGAAGTTGCAAGCACTAAAATGTATTCAATAAAAATTCTAGCCAAAGATGATTCAGGGAACTCCCTGCAATACACCTTCCAGGTTCCGGCAAAAGCAGAATCAAAGATTTTAAGCGAAAACGAAAAAGACACAAATGTTTACGTGACAATGAAACTACAGCAAGCAGATCCAGCAGGAAACTGGACTGACAAGCAAATAATATTGAATAAATCAAAGCAGATAATCCCAATGCTGGACAATCTGGCTTTGGATTCCTTCTGGAATAATGCAAACATTATTGTTAATACAGAAGGCGCTTATAGGGCATATGTAGAATTAACAAATACTCAAGGAAATATTTTGAAGGACAGCACAGGAAAAGATTTAATAGCATACAATGTGTTTAAAGTAAGAAGATCGGAATAA
- a CDS encoding CDP-alcohol phosphatidyltransferase family protein translates to MISSNYRHKTKGFTDSIGGMLAGIGLKANHVTMLSVVLAIVTAFAIIKGQWLAGGILILVTGAMDALDGAVARATNSSTKFGSYFDAVTDRYVEAVIFFAIGLSSGLWVLVFIAFLGSIITSYNKARAAIEVKVENANWPELLERTERILLLGIGLIAFGIYSKEIFSFTLLFWFLLALAILSNLSAIQRFFRAKKLIEKPKTKRKAKGI, encoded by the coding sequence ATGATTAGCTCTAATTATAGGCATAAGACAAAGGGCTTTACTGATTCAATTGGGGGAATGCTTGCAGGCATTGGGCTGAAGGCAAACCATGTCACAATGCTTTCAGTTGTTCTGGCTATAGTAACTGCTTTTGCCATAATTAAAGGCCAATGGCTTGCCGGAGGAATATTGATCCTGGTTACTGGGGCAATGGATGCATTGGATGGGGCAGTTGCAAGGGCGACAAATTCTTCAACTAAATTTGGCTCTTATTTTGATGCTGTAACTGACAGGTATGTTGAGGCAGTAATTTTCTTTGCAATAGGCCTTTCATCTGGCTTATGGGTTCTTGTATTCATTGCATTCCTCGGTTCAATTATTACCTCTTATAACAAGGCAAGGGCTGCAATTGAAGTTAAAGTGGAGAATGCCAACTGGCCTGAGCTCTTAGAGAGAACTGAAAGAATTCTGTTGTTAGGGATTGGGTTGATTGCTTTCGGAATTTACTCAAAAGAAATTTTTTCTTTCACCCTTCTTTTCTGGTTCCTGCTTGCACTGGCAATCCTTTCTAATTTGAGCGCTATCCAGAGGTTTTTCAGGGCAAAAAAATTAATTGAAAAGCCAAAAACAAAGAGGAAAGCAAAAGGGATTTAA